From Streptomyces sp. NBC_00690, a single genomic window includes:
- a CDS encoding aminoglycoside phosphotransferase family protein, with the protein MTATATDITEELIRELLREQHPDLADQPVKLGARGWDNQLWRLGEDLAVRLPWATESADALLRKEHTWLPGLAPHLPLEIPVPQRLGEPSERFPRPWIVTTWVPGEPADRAPVTRAADAAVTLATFLTALHQPAPDGAPTGRGRGGVLADTAEHFTQSLVSASELGLIPDPDAVRAVWEDAVAAPDWAGPSLWLHGDLHPANILTTNGTFSGVIDFGDLCAGDPASDLAAVWILLPDGVADLFHETYRPSPDAATLRRARGWAVLRALSGILIGDAGVHGRPGGKPTWGPPAHASLRRLTATVHQRSSTTEGG; encoded by the coding sequence ATGACAGCCACCGCGACGGACATCACCGAAGAACTGATCCGGGAGTTGCTGCGCGAGCAGCACCCCGACCTGGCGGATCAACCAGTGAAGCTCGGGGCGCGCGGGTGGGACAACCAGCTGTGGCGGCTGGGCGAGGACCTGGCCGTCCGATTGCCCTGGGCGACGGAGTCCGCGGACGCGCTGCTGCGCAAGGAACACACCTGGCTCCCCGGTCTAGCCCCGCACCTTCCACTGGAGATCCCCGTTCCGCAGCGCCTCGGTGAGCCCTCCGAGCGCTTTCCCCGGCCCTGGATCGTCACCACCTGGGTGCCGGGCGAGCCCGCCGACCGCGCGCCCGTGACGCGTGCCGCGGATGCGGCCGTCACTTTGGCCACCTTCCTCACCGCGCTGCACCAGCCCGCCCCCGACGGGGCACCCACCGGACGAGGACGCGGCGGCGTGCTCGCCGACACCGCCGAGCACTTCACCCAATCGCTCGTCTCGGCTAGCGAACTGGGGCTCATTCCCGACCCGGACGCCGTCCGCGCGGTCTGGGAGGACGCCGTCGCCGCACCCGACTGGGCAGGCCCGAGCCTCTGGCTCCACGGAGATCTGCATCCAGCCAACATCCTGACCACGAACGGCACCTTTTCCGGCGTGATCGACTTCGGTGACCTCTGCGCCGGCGATCCCGCCAGCGACCTCGCCGCCGTCTGGATCCTCCTGCCGGACGGCGTCGCCGACCTCTTCCACGAGACCTACCGGCCGAGCCCGGACGCCGCGACCCTGCGCCGCGCCCGTGGCTGGGCAGTGCTGCGTGCTCTCAGCGGCATTCTCATCGGGGACGCCGGCGTCCACGGTCGCCCCGGAGGCAAGCCCACCTGGGGCCCACCCGCCCACGCCTCACTTCGACGTCTCACCGCAACGGTCCACCAACGATCTAGCACCACAGAGGGCGGCTGA
- a CDS encoding cellulose binding domain-containing protein yields the protein MRRRRASSVLSIATIIGALALLFAPPASARAPIPAVADFRQTTSWESGYQGAFTITNISSFTLTSWAVSFVLPADTTVSAHWDATLTRDGNWYSFRNQGYNGAIAPGASVTFGWVAQGAGQPRSCTLNQGICTLPDTTAPTVPHRLSITEFTGTSLLLSWSASSDDRDTPLTYEVSRDGLPAGSTVGVHSLRVTGLQPWTPHAFRVRAKDLAGNTSAYSEPIIVTIPG from the coding sequence ATGCGAAGACGAAGAGCGTCATCGGTCCTCTCCATCGCCACCATCATCGGAGCGCTCGCCCTGTTGTTCGCACCGCCGGCCAGTGCACGGGCACCGATCCCCGCCGTGGCCGACTTCCGGCAGACCACTTCGTGGGAAAGCGGCTATCAGGGCGCCTTCACGATCACCAACATCAGCAGTTTCACACTCACCAGTTGGGCGGTCTCGTTCGTCCTGCCCGCCGACACCACCGTCAGCGCCCATTGGGATGCGACGCTCACCCGCGACGGGAACTGGTACTCCTTCCGCAACCAGGGCTACAACGGCGCCATCGCACCCGGCGCGTCGGTGACCTTCGGCTGGGTGGCGCAGGGCGCAGGACAACCTCGCAGCTGCACCCTGAACCAGGGCATCTGCACCTTGCCCGATACCACCGCACCGACCGTGCCACATCGCCTGAGCATCACCGAGTTCACCGGAACCTCGCTGCTGCTGTCCTGGAGCGCGTCATCGGACGACCGGGACACGCCCCTGACGTACGAGGTCTCCCGGGACGGTCTGCCGGCGGGCAGCACCGTGGGAGTCCACTCACTGCGGGTGACGGGGCTCCAACCATGGACCCCGCATGCGTTCCGGGTCCGCGCCAAGGATCTGGCCGGGAACACCTCGGCGTACAGCGAACCCATCATCGTTACGATCCCAGGGTGA